A genome region from Sphingobacteriaceae bacterium GW460-11-11-14-LB5 includes the following:
- a CDS encoding family 65 glycosyl hydrolase has product MKNYIKADEWNIIEEGFDPHLNKISESIFSLGNGRMGQRANFEETYTGETLPGNYVAGVYYPDKTRVGWWKNGYPEYFAKVLNAANWIGIEVKLDGEILDLATAEVSDFKRVLNMHAGYLERTFTAKLKSGKTLKVKSTRFCSIADDEVGAIRYSITPLNFDGRLTLMPFIDGDVKNQDSNYDEKFWDKVADEISGTEAYIKLRTKKTEFEVCTGSNIELYKNAEKLAINPEAVRKEKFVGQTFSLEVKANEEISLVKIAANLSSENYPKESLLKETKSIIAKASAKGFDTLLKEQTEAWASKWEESDIIIEGDVSAQQAIRFNIFQLFQTYTGKDDRLNIGPKGFTGEKYGGSTYWDTEAYCVPFYLATAPQEVSKNLLVYRHKQLGKAIENAAKLGFKDGAALYPMVTMNGEECHNEWEITFEEIHRNGAIAFAIFNYIRYTGDESYLSDFGLEVLIGIARFWKQRVNWSNDKQQYVMLGVTGPNEYENNVNNNWYTNILATWCMKYATEAAEIVKTQQPEKYNSLLKSLNFDQKEFADWADIIEKMYYPQDEKLGIFLQQDGYLDKEQTLVKDLPASERPINQKWSWDRILRSCFIKQADVLQGLYFFEEDYDLDTLKRNFDFYEPRTVHESSLSPCVHSILAAKLNDEARAYEFYLRTARLDLDDYNNDTEDGLHITSMAGTWMSVVEGFAGMRVREGKLQFNPFLPGKWKSFSFTIGFRGATLKINITESGISIKNNAAVDLEIGIRNQLYKLAGNTEIEVNNAELV; this is encoded by the coding sequence ATGAAAAATTACATTAAAGCAGATGAGTGGAATATTATCGAAGAAGGCTTTGATCCACATTTAAATAAAATTTCCGAAAGTATTTTCAGCTTAGGTAATGGCCGTATGGGCCAGCGCGCCAATTTTGAAGAAACTTACACCGGAGAAACCTTACCTGGAAATTATGTTGCAGGTGTTTATTATCCAGATAAAACCCGTGTGGGCTGGTGGAAAAACGGGTATCCGGAATATTTTGCAAAAGTATTAAACGCAGCAAACTGGATAGGCATTGAAGTAAAACTAGATGGTGAAATCCTTGATCTGGCAACAGCTGAGGTAAGCGATTTTAAACGTGTGTTGAACATGCATGCCGGATACCTGGAGCGTACTTTTACGGCAAAATTAAAAAGTGGTAAAACCTTAAAAGTTAAATCAACCCGTTTTTGCAGCATCGCTGATGATGAAGTGGGTGCCATCCGTTATAGCATTACGCCGTTAAATTTCGATGGCAGATTAACATTAATGCCTTTTATTGATGGCGATGTTAAAAATCAGGACAGTAACTACGACGAAAAATTCTGGGATAAAGTTGCAGATGAAATTTCTGGAACAGAGGCTTACATTAAATTAAGAACTAAGAAAACTGAATTTGAGGTTTGTACCGGGAGTAATATTGAACTATATAAAAATGCGGAGAAATTAGCGATTAACCCAGAGGCGGTTCGCAAAGAGAAATTTGTGGGGCAAACTTTTTCTCTTGAGGTAAAAGCAAACGAAGAGATCAGTTTGGTCAAAATTGCGGCGAATTTATCTTCAGAAAATTATCCAAAAGAATCACTTCTAAAAGAAACAAAATCGATAATTGCCAAAGCATCTGCCAAAGGTTTTGATACTTTATTAAAAGAACAAACTGAAGCCTGGGCAAGCAAGTGGGAAGAAAGTGATATCATTATCGAAGGTGATGTTTCAGCCCAACAAGCCATTCGTTTCAATATTTTTCAGCTTTTTCAAACCTACACTGGTAAAGATGACCGCTTGAACATCGGTCCGAAAGGTTTTACTGGCGAAAAATATGGGGGCTCTACCTATTGGGATACAGAAGCCTATTGTGTGCCTTTTTACCTGGCAACAGCCCCACAGGAAGTAAGCAAAAACCTATTAGTTTATCGCCATAAACAATTGGGCAAGGCAATAGAAAATGCAGCGAAATTAGGCTTTAAAGATGGTGCCGCACTTTATCCAATGGTGACGATGAATGGTGAAGAATGCCATAACGAGTGGGAAATTACATTCGAAGAAATCCACCGGAATGGGGCCATCGCTTTTGCCATTTTCAATTATATCCGCTATACAGGCGATGAAAGTTATCTTTCTGATTTTGGTTTGGAAGTATTGATCGGTATTGCCCGTTTCTGGAAACAACGTGTTAACTGGAGCAACGATAAACAGCAATACGTAATGCTTGGCGTAACTGGTCCAAACGAATACGAGAACAATGTAAACAACAACTGGTACACCAATATTTTGGCTACCTGGTGTATGAAATATGCAACCGAAGCTGCCGAAATCGTGAAAACGCAGCAGCCAGAAAAATATAACAGTTTATTAAAAAGCTTAAATTTCGATCAAAAGGAATTTGCCGATTGGGCAGATATTATCGAAAAGATGTATTATCCGCAGGATGAAAAATTGGGTATTTTCTTACAACAGGATGGCTACCTCGATAAAGAACAAACTTTAGTTAAAGATCTGCCGGCGAGCGAACGTCCGATTAACCAGAAGTGGAGCTGGGACAGGATTTTACGTTCGTGTTTCATTAAACAGGCTGATGTTTTACAGGGATTATATTTCTTTGAAGAAGACTACGATCTGGATACTTTGAAACGCAATTTCGATTTTTATGAACCGCGTACCGTACACGAAAGCTCATTATCTCCTTGTGTACACAGTATTTTAGCGGCAAAATTAAATGACGAAGCACGCGCCTATGAATTTTATCTGCGTACTGCCCGTTTAGATCTGGATGATTATAACAACGATACCGAAGATGGTTTGCACATCACTTCGATGGCAGGAACCTGGATGAGTGTGGTAGAAGGTTTTGCAGGTATGCGTGTGCGTGAAGGTAAACTGCAGTTTAATCCTTTCTTGCCAGGCAAATGGAAATCTTTTTCGTTTACCATTGGTTTCAGAGGCGCTACCTTAAAGATCAATATTACCGAGAGCGGCATCAGCATCAAAAACAATGCAGCGGTTGATTTAGAAATCGGCATCAGAAACCAGCTTTATAAATTGGCGGGAAATACCGAAATTGAAGTGAATAACGCAGAATTGGTATGA
- a CDS encoding alpha-amylase, giving the protein MIISLSLTFAILSLSSFAQKQSTKMNDKQIVIYQLLPRLFGNKNTTNTPYGTIEQNGSGKFNDITDKALDGIKELHVNYVWYTGALAHASLTDYSAYGIKPDDADVVKGRAGSPYAIRDYYDVDPDLAVDVKNRMKEFEALVKRTHAKNLKVLIDFVPNHVARSYHSYAKPKDVVDFGAQDDVTKAFSASNDFYYSPGQPFASPTGGATQTPLSVLQDGKFNENPAKATGNNVFSPQPKYDDWYETIKLNYGVDYQNGEKQYFNPIPPVWLKMRDILTYWTNKGVDGFRCDMAEMVPIAFWNWVIPQVKKVNPDLIFLGEAYNPKVYKQYLDEGKFDYLYDKVGLYDGLKKLIRNEPTADVAAIKHVWQVESAGFGKHMLRFLENHDEERIASAGFAGKAELALPAMVVSATLGAGPVMLYFGQEVGEPGKGQEGFGGDDNRTTIFDYWGVPSHQKWMNNGAFDGKKLSENEQKLRAYYQQLLKVTSSSDAVMNGEIYEVPVTGNMNNRMYAFIRYSGKQRLLVVANFDRTQTLTANIEIPDQILKVKHSSPVTDLLTDRKLNIPAGTSIPVSLAPVSAQVIEF; this is encoded by the coding sequence ATGATTATATCACTTTCCCTTACCTTTGCAATTCTCTCACTATCATCCTTTGCACAAAAACAGTCTACAAAAATGAACGATAAGCAGATCGTTATTTACCAGTTATTGCCCCGTTTATTTGGGAATAAAAATACAACCAATACCCCTTACGGAACCATTGAACAAAATGGTTCTGGTAAGTTTAACGATATTACCGATAAAGCTTTAGACGGTATAAAAGAACTCCATGTAAACTATGTGTGGTATACCGGCGCATTGGCCCATGCAAGTTTAACCGATTATTCGGCCTATGGAATTAAACCTGATGACGCCGATGTGGTAAAGGGTAGAGCGGGATCTCCTTATGCCATCCGCGATTATTATGATGTAGATCCCGATCTGGCGGTTGATGTTAAAAACAGAATGAAGGAGTTTGAAGCACTGGTGAAAAGAACACATGCTAAAAACTTAAAAGTGCTGATCGATTTTGTTCCCAATCACGTAGCCAGAAGTTACCATTCTTATGCAAAACCAAAAGATGTAGTCGATTTTGGTGCCCAGGATGATGTAACCAAAGCTTTTAGCGCCAGCAACGATTTTTATTATAGCCCTGGTCAGCCTTTTGCATCGCCAACTGGTGGGGCAACACAAACACCGCTTTCGGTTTTGCAGGACGGTAAGTTTAATGAGAATCCGGCAAAAGCTACCGGTAACAATGTATTTTCACCACAGCCTAAATACGATGACTGGTACGAAACCATTAAATTGAATTATGGGGTAGATTATCAGAATGGCGAAAAACAATACTTCAATCCCATTCCTCCGGTTTGGTTAAAAATGCGCGATATTTTAACCTATTGGACCAACAAAGGCGTGGATGGTTTTAGATGTGATATGGCCGAAATGGTGCCTATTGCGTTTTGGAACTGGGTAATTCCACAAGTGAAAAAAGTGAATCCTGATTTGATTTTTCTGGGCGAAGCCTACAATCCAAAAGTTTACAAACAATATTTAGATGAAGGTAAATTCGATTACCTCTACGATAAAGTGGGTTTATACGATGGACTTAAAAAACTGATCAGAAATGAACCAACTGCAGATGTAGCGGCGATTAAACACGTGTGGCAGGTAGAGAGTGCTGGTTTTGGCAAACATATGTTGCGCTTTTTAGAAAATCACGATGAAGAACGTATTGCATCAGCAGGATTTGCAGGCAAGGCCGAGCTGGCTTTACCTGCAATGGTTGTTTCGGCAACATTAGGTGCTGGTCCGGTGATGCTTTATTTCGGGCAAGAGGTGGGTGAGCCCGGAAAAGGACAAGAGGGTTTTGGCGGAGATGATAACCGAACCACTATTTTTGATTATTGGGGTGTTCCAAGCCACCAGAAATGGATGAATAATGGCGCCTTTGATGGTAAAAAATTAAGTGAAAACGAGCAGAAATTACGCGCTTATTATCAACAGTTATTAAAAGTTACTTCATCGAGTGATGCCGTAATGAATGGTGAAATTTATGAGGTGCCGGTTACAGGTAATATGAATAATCGCATGTATGCTTTTATCCGTTACTCAGGTAAACAACGTTTATTGGTAGTGGCCAATTTTGATCGGACACAAACCTTAACCGCCAATATCGAAATCCCTGATCAGATTTTAAAAGTTAAACATTCATCTCCGGTTACAGATTTGTTAACAGACAGAAAATTAAATATCCCGGCCGGAACAAGCATACCCGTAAGCCTTGCACCCGTTAGTGCACAGGTGATTGAATTTTAA
- a CDS encoding MFS transporter, whose translation MSLKTIFENPKLTLVQIINMSVGFFGIQFGWDLQRANMGRIYENLGANPDQVPLLFLAAPLTGLLVQPIIGYLSDRTWHPKWGRRRPYFMIGAIVSSIALIFMPHSSVLWMAAGLLWILDVFGNIAMEPFRAFVTDKLPDSQVNRGFIMQSMMIGLGGSVASALPWIMNNVFHLTNTAEQGSIPENVKFSFYIGAFFFFAAVLWTVFTTKEYPPQDVDFKEKVKESNKGFGGGAREIFHALRNMPKRMQIVSLVQFFTWPGLFLMWFYYTTAVAVNVFGGKDAADPVYAQGADFGSLTLAYYSVITFLFALVLPKIADALGRKTTHALCLICGAIGLISVAWVHDKNMLYLCMTGVGIAWASILSMPYAMLSGSLPKDKIGIYMGIFNFFIVLPEIIASLGFGWLMRNVLNNDRLLAVQLGGGLMILAAVICYVFIREPKKTDEVLAAKLGVEENRSV comes from the coding sequence ATGAGCTTAAAAACAATATTCGAGAACCCAAAATTAACACTTGTACAAATCATCAACATGAGTGTTGGTTTTTTTGGGATTCAATTCGGTTGGGATTTACAGCGTGCAAACATGGGGCGTATTTACGAAAACCTTGGTGCCAATCCCGATCAGGTTCCTTTATTGTTTTTGGCTGCGCCCTTAACCGGATTATTGGTGCAGCCGATTATTGGTTACCTGAGCGATCGTACCTGGCATCCAAAATGGGGTAGAAGAAGACCTTATTTTATGATTGGGGCCATTGTGAGCAGCATTGCTTTAATTTTTATGCCGCATAGCAGTGTGCTGTGGATGGCAGCTGGTTTGCTTTGGATCCTGGATGTTTTTGGGAACATTGCCATGGAACCTTTCCGTGCATTTGTGACCGATAAATTACCCGATAGTCAGGTGAACCGCGGTTTCATTATGCAAAGTATGATGATTGGTTTGGGTGGAAGTGTAGCTTCGGCCTTACCATGGATTATGAACAATGTATTCCACTTAACCAATACCGCCGAACAGGGAAGTATTCCTGAAAATGTAAAGTTCTCTTTTTATATAGGCGCTTTTTTCTTCTTTGCTGCCGTATTGTGGACGGTTTTTACCACCAAAGAATATCCTCCGCAAGATGTAGATTTTAAAGAAAAAGTAAAAGAAAGCAATAAAGGTTTTGGTGGTGGTGCAAGGGAAATTTTTCATGCCTTAAGGAACATGCCAAAAAGAATGCAGATTGTTTCTTTGGTTCAGTTTTTTACATGGCCAGGTTTGTTTTTAATGTGGTTTTATTATACCACAGCTGTTGCCGTGAACGTTTTTGGTGGGAAAGATGCTGCCGACCCGGTTTACGCACAAGGTGCCGATTTTGGCAGTTTAACCCTCGCTTATTATAGCGTAATTACTTTTCTGTTTGCTTTGGTATTGCCAAAAATTGCAGATGCGCTAGGGAGAAAAACCACACATGCTTTATGCTTAATTTGTGGGGCAATTGGTTTAATCAGTGTGGCCTGGGTTCATGATAAAAATATGCTGTATCTCTGTATGACAGGGGTTGGTATTGCCTGGGCCAGTATCCTTTCTATGCCTTACGCCATGTTAAGCGGTTCTTTACCTAAAGATAAAATCGGGATCTACATGGGTATTTTTAACTTTTTTATTGTGCTGCCCGAAATTATTGCTTCACTTGGTTTTGGCTGGTTAATGCGCAATGTACTTAATAACGACAGGCTTTTAGCTGTTCAATTGGGTGGTGGCTTAATGATTTTAGCCGCTGTAATCTGTTATGTATTTATCCGTGAACCCAAAAAAACGGATGAAGTTTTAGCTGCCAAACTTGGAGTAGAAGAAAATAGATCAGTATAG
- a CDS encoding alpha-amylase: protein MKKIIYRLGSCLHETKKAKKIVYLLLLVTAFNTACKKTSTDSGLDPSPTNQTAALPAGAKDGVVFINNGTSAIVTLYAPGKKSVSLIGEFNDWSAATTPMKNTPDGSYWWVQVDHLNPNTEYAYQFYVDGNLKVADPYCEKILDPNNDQYITAATYPNLKAYPAGKTTGIVSVMQANQPTYTWKNASFVRPAKDNLVIYELLIRDFTTEHNYTSTLAKLDYLTALGINAIELMPVTEFEGNLSWGYNPSFYFAPDKYYGTKTALQNFIDECHGRGIAVIMDMVLNHSFGQSPMVQLYFDGSKPTANSPWFNVEAKHPFNVGYDFNHEHLATKKFSKDVMKFWMQQYKIDGFRFDLSKGFTQKQSTDDGQFRLYDAGRIATWKDYNGYIKSIDPNFYVILEHFAEESEEKVLADDGMMLWNNMNYNMNEATMGWLDGSNFQWGFYANHGFTKSENLVGYGESHDEERLNFKNISYGNASGSYVIKGNLATSLKREELVAAFLFSIPGPKMIWQFGELGYDISIDFNGRTGEKPIKWDYYTDPNRKALYDAYAKLIRLKKNNSIFNSTNSSYNLAGGIKYIKLIEGANTVVVVGNFDVVSQTANIDFGSSGIWVDAVGSSIDLSSNSYNRTLAPGEYHIFSKTALK, encoded by the coding sequence ATGAAAAAAATAATTTACCGTCTTGGTTCGTGTCTGCACGAAACAAAAAAAGCAAAAAAGATAGTCTATCTATTGCTATTGGTAACAGCGTTCAATACCGCCTGTAAAAAAACATCAACAGATAGCGGTTTGGATCCTTCGCCAACAAACCAAACAGCAGCTTTACCAGCGGGAGCCAAAGATGGGGTGGTATTTATCAATAACGGAACATCGGCTATTGTAACCCTATATGCACCGGGCAAAAAATCAGTTTCCCTCATTGGCGAATTTAACGATTGGTCTGCAGCAACAACACCAATGAAAAATACACCTGATGGCAGTTATTGGTGGGTTCAGGTAGATCATTTAAACCCGAATACAGAATATGCCTACCAGTTTTATGTAGATGGTAACTTAAAGGTTGCCGATCCTTATTGTGAGAAAATACTCGATCCGAACAATGATCAATACATTACTGCCGCGACCTATCCAAACTTAAAAGCCTATCCAGCAGGTAAAACCACAGGTATTGTAAGTGTCATGCAGGCAAATCAGCCAACTTACACCTGGAAAAATGCCAGTTTTGTCCGTCCGGCTAAAGATAACCTGGTCATTTACGAATTGCTCATCCGCGATTTTACCACCGAGCATAATTATACCTCAACCTTAGCCAAACTCGATTATTTAACCGCTTTGGGGATCAATGCCATAGAGCTGATGCCGGTAACCGAATTTGAAGGTAATTTAAGCTGGGGTTATAATCCGTCATTTTATTTTGCACCTGATAAATATTACGGTACCAAAACGGCCTTGCAAAATTTTATCGATGAATGCCATGGCCGTGGCATTGCCGTGATTATGGACATGGTATTGAACCATTCCTTTGGCCAATCGCCTATGGTGCAATTGTATTTCGATGGCTCAAAACCTACTGCAAATAGCCCATGGTTTAATGTTGAGGCTAAACATCCATTTAATGTAGGTTATGATTTTAACCACGAGCATTTAGCGACCAAAAAATTCTCGAAAGATGTGATGAAGTTTTGGATGCAGCAATATAAAATTGATGGTTTCCGTTTCGATCTTTCGAAAGGATTTACGCAAAAGCAATCAACTGATGATGGACAGTTTAGGTTATATGATGCTGGCCGGATTGCGACCTGGAAAGACTATAATGGCTATATCAAAAGTATTGATCCGAATTTCTACGTGATTTTAGAGCATTTTGCTGAAGAATCAGAAGAAAAGGTATTGGCCGATGACGGTATGATGCTGTGGAACAACATGAATTACAACATGAACGAGGCTACAATGGGCTGGTTAGATGGCTCTAATTTTCAATGGGGTTTTTATGCCAATCATGGTTTTACGAAGTCTGAAAATTTGGTTGGTTATGGTGAGAGTCACGATGAAGAGCGGTTGAATTTTAAAAACATCAGCTATGGTAATGCTTCGGGCAGTTATGTAATTAAAGGAAACTTGGCTACTTCGTTAAAAAGAGAAGAACTGGTTGCTGCTTTTCTATTTAGTATCCCCGGACCAAAAATGATCTGGCAGTTTGGTGAATTGGGTTATGATATCAGCATCGATTTTAATGGAAGAACAGGTGAAAAACCAATTAAATGGGATTATTATACCGATCCGAACCGTAAAGCTTTGTACGATGCCTATGCTAAATTGATCAGGTTGAAAAAGAATAACAGCATTTTTAATTCAACAAACTCAAGTTATAACCTGGCTGGTGGAATCAAGTATATTAAACTAATAGAGGGTGCAAATACGGTAGTGGTGGTTGGAAATTTTGATGTGGTAAGCCAGACGGCCAATATTGATTTTGGTTCATCGGGCATTTGGGTCGATGCGGTTGGAAGCAGTATTGACCTTTCATCAAATAGCTATAACAGAACTTTGGCCCCTGGTGAATATCATATTTTCAGCAAAACGGCTTTAAAATAA
- a CDS encoding RNA polymerase — translation MDNKLAHHLLWERLRVGDKDAFFDLYAALYYPLVNFGIRVCADADTSSEATDLVFTTIWEKHESLSRVDHVEAYLRTFLKRKLLRILERKRKINDALFNAGADGEWMEMSYEEFIVKVQSDELVQHQLKNALEKLTFRQKQLIHLKFFDGLSYEQIAEQSNQTIKTAYNTIYDALKILRKEFNA, via the coding sequence ATGGATAACAAATTAGCGCATCACTTATTATGGGAACGATTACGGGTTGGCGATAAAGATGCGTTTTTTGATCTCTATGCGGCACTTTATTACCCGCTTGTAAATTTCGGGATCAGGGTTTGTGCCGATGCAGATACTTCCAGTGAAGCTACGGACCTTGTATTTACCACCATTTGGGAGAAACACGAAAGCCTAAGCCGTGTTGATCATGTTGAAGCCTATCTGCGTACCTTCCTTAAACGCAAACTGCTCAGGATTTTAGAAAGGAAGCGCAAAATTAACGATGCACTTTTTAATGCTGGCGCCGATGGTGAGTGGATGGAAATGAGTTACGAAGAGTTTATTGTTAAAGTACAAAGTGATGAACTGGTGCAACATCAGCTTAAAAATGCCCTCGAAAAACTGACCTTTCGCCAAAAACAGCTTATCCATTTGAAGTTTTTTGATGGATTAAGTTATGAACAGATCGCCGAGCAAAGTAATCAGACAATAAAAACAGCCTACAATACCATTTACGATGCGCTTAAAATCCTGAGAAAAGAATTTAATGCGTAA